The Alnus glutinosa chromosome 10, dhAlnGlut1.1, whole genome shotgun sequence DNA window CTCTAATGCACATGGAAAGTTAGAAGTAATAGGtagaaaaatcatcaaaaagTGCGGAGCCCTTCCATTAGCAGTCAAGACAATTGGTGCTCTATTAAGATCTAAACCAGATGTTGATGAATGGGATAAGATATTGAGGAGTGAATTATGGGATTTGTCAATTGATGAGATAGGCAATATTCTTCCTGCTCTAAGATTAAGCTATAAATATCTCCCATCACATTTAAAGCGATGCTTTGCCTACAGCTCAATCTTTCCAAAGGATTATGCTTTCAAAAAAGACCAGTTAATCATGTTATGGATGGCAAAAGGTTTTCTCCAGCaacctaaaaacaaaacaatggaagAAGTTGGTAATGAGCATTTCCTCGCTCTAGAATCAAGATCATTATTCCAAAAATCTAGTGACAACAAGTCGTGTTTTATAATGCATGATCTTGTGAGTGATTTAGCAAAATCTATATCTGGAAATTTTATTATAAGGTTGGAGGGTGATTGTTCTCGTGGCATTGTAAACAATACTCGCCACATGTCCTATTTTTTCCAAGAAAATTTTCATAGGTTGAAAATGTTTAAGACCCTTGACAGGGCCAAGAGGTTGCACACTTTCCTACATTGTAATATGTCAGGATACATTTCTGGTAACTACTACTTGACTAAAAAAGTAGTACAAGATTTGTTGCCGACACTAAGAAGCTTACGAGTGCTTTCTCtgtcaaactaccaaaacattgcTGAATTGCTAGATTTAATTGGCAAATTTAAATATCTACGTTACTTGGACCTTTCTTCCACTAATGTGAAAAGATTGCCCGATTCTATATGTAACTTGTGCAATTTGCAAACATTGATTTTATTATGTTGTATGAAGCTCACTTCATTGCCAAGAGATATGCGCAAACTCGTTAGTTTAAGTCATCTTGATATTACCGGAACTGGCATAAAAGACATGCCAATACAACTCGGGGGATTAAAATGCCTCCAGACATTGACTGAATTTATCGTCGGCAAAGGTAATGGGTTGTGCATTGGAGAGTTAAAAAAACTCACAAATCTCCGAAGATCTCTTTCAATATTGGAGCTGCAAAATGTTGAATCTCCTACTGATGTTCTGAATGCAACAAGCTTAAGGGATAGAAAGTATCTCGAAAAGTTGGAATTGCGATGGAAAtatgataataatttttcagaaagtCAAAGAAGTATACTCGATAGTCTCCAACCCCATACAAACTTGAAAAGTCACACTATCAAATCCTACAGTGGTAAAAGCTTTTCAGATTGGGTAGGGCATCCTTCATTCTCTAATGTAACATCTCTTTATCTAGAACGTTGTACATATTGCAGCAGCTTGCCACCTCTTGGGCAACTACCCTCTCTGCAAAACCTCTCTATTGTTGGGTTGGATGAAGTTGTTAGAGTGGGTCATGAGTTTTGTGGCAGCAGTTCTTCTTCAGTTAAGCCATTTGGTGCCCTTAAAGTTCTTAGGTTGGCGGAGATGCCAAAGTGGGAGGAATGGGTTTCTTTTGGTGACGAAAATGGAGGTGGAGCTTTTCCTCAACTTGAGAGGCTTTCTATTTGGAACTGTCCTAAGCTAATAGGAGAGTTGCCGGtccatctttcttctttatcCCAACTTTTTATTGGTAATTGTCCGCAACTAGTGGCTCCACTCCCATTGCCTCCTACTATTCGTGAATTGAACCTTGCCGAGTGTAATGAGATGTTTTTAAAGGAATTGCCAACCGGAATGGAGAAGCTCGTAATTGAAAGATTTTATGCCCTGGAGTCCTTACCGAAAGGAATGATAAACTCCAACAGCAGTCTTCAAGCGTTACATATCTATGGTTGTCCTTCACTTATGTCCCTTCCAAATGATGGTCTTCCCTCCGCATTAAAAACCCTTCATATTAGAAATTGTAAGAAGTTAGAGCTCTCAACACACCTGGACTATTCATCCCTTAAAAGACTGACTTTGCTGGGATGTCATTCTCTCAAGTCCTTTTCATTAGATTTATTCCCAAAGCTTTATGACATCCAAATCAAAGAGTGTAGCAATCTGGAATCTCTTACCGTTCCAGAACATGATTTAGTCACCTTGCAGATTAAAATCAGGGGTTGCCCTaattttgtatcttttccaAAAGGAGGATTGCGTGCCCCCAGCCTTACAACGTTAAACATCAGTGATTGTGAGAATCTGAAATCACTTCCTGAAAAAATGCAAATACTCCTTTTATCTCTTGAGAGCTTGTATATAAGATATTGTCCAGAAGTTGAGTCATTTCCTGAAGGGGGCTTGCCTTCCAAACTGAACTCAATTAGCATCAACGTTTGTGAGAAACTCATTGCGAGTCGGATGGGATGGGGTTTGCAGAACCTGCCCATTCTTAAACATTTCTCAATCGATGGCAAAAATGAAGATTTGGAGTCTTTTCCAGAGGCACAGTTGCTGCCCACCAGTCTGACCTCTCTTTCCATCTCTCGGTTTCCAAATTTGAAATCTTTGGACAAGAAGGGGCTTCAGCACCTCATTGCTCTTGAACAATTGGATATCGAGAGTTGCCCTAAGCTCAAGTTCATGCCAGAACAGGGGTTACCTGCCTCCCTTTCTATTCTAAAAATCTGGTTTTGTCCTTTGTTGAAGAAAGAGTGGCaaagtaaaaaaggaaaagaatggcGCAAGATTGCTCACGTCGAACAGATATGGATTGATCGCAAACCGTTTGAATAAGCTACAAGTATAGCAAGATTTCTCCAATTTCGGTATGTGAACTTTTCAACCATCtaattttatcaatatatttACCCAATCTCTTCTAATTTGCTTAGTTGCTATCTTTGATAAAACAGAATGCTATGCCCACTTCGCCGTCTATCGTTGCTTTTAGAttcgtttgttttggtgttGGCCTGAAATGGTGGATTCTGAGAGTCCAAACGGTTCTTCACTACGGACGGCGGCGAAGTATGGCATCACAAAGCCAATCTCTCTTGCCGGACCCACCGAGGCCGATCTTCAGTGCAATATGGAATTggaaaaggtaaaaaaatatttgttctgatttcttctctttttgttggcttggtTAGATTCGcattatagtgaattttcttatataaataaatgactatatttata harbors:
- the LOC133879848 gene encoding putative disease resistance RPP13-like protein 1 gives rise to the protein MAEIATFFLSPLLQVFYEKMASSDFVGFFRQQKLSDGLLKKLKTTFLTLNAVFEDAEELQVTKKPAVKEWLDELKDAIYDAEDVLDEIATEALLSELDVEFQAPASKVRKLSSSVFRNSSVKEIELKIKEVLERLETLAQQIDLLGLRVGVGGKLSERLPTTSLVEESDICGRNGEKEEIINLLLADDARGNEMGVIAIVGMGGIGKTTLAQSVYNNDKVKEHFNIDAWVCVSEEFDVFKITKTIIEVVTLSSCHLTDLNQLQFRLKECLTGKKFLLVLDDVWNETYDHWETLCKPFKYGAQGSKVIVTTRSDRVVSIARAMPHRLMELPEEDCWSLFAKHAFHDGNSNAHGKLEVIGRKIIKKCGALPLAVKTIGALLRSKPDVDEWDKILRSELWDLSIDEIGNILPALRLSYKYLPSHLKRCFAYSSIFPKDYAFKKDQLIMLWMAKGFLQQPKNKTMEEVGNEHFLALESRSLFQKSSDNKSCFIMHDLVSDLAKSISGNFIIRLEGDCSRGIVNNTRHMSYFFQENFHRLKMFKTLDRAKRLHTFLHCNMSGYISGNYYLTKKVVQDLLPTLRSLRVLSLSNYQNIAELLDLIGKFKYLRYLDLSSTNVKRLPDSICNLCNLQTLILLCCMKLTSLPRDMRKLVSLSHLDITGTGIKDMPIQLGGLKCLQTLTEFIVGKGNGLCIGELKKLTNLRRSLSILELQNVESPTDVLNATSLRDRKYLEKLELRWKYDNNFSESQRSILDSLQPHTNLKSHTIKSYSGKSFSDWVGHPSFSNVTSLYLERCTYCSSLPPLGQLPSLQNLSIVGLDEVVRVGHEFCGSSSSSVKPFGALKVLRLAEMPKWEEWVSFGDENGGGAFPQLERLSIWNCPKLIGELPVHLSSLSQLFIGNCPQLVAPLPLPPTIRELNLAECNEMFLKELPTGMEKLVIERFYALESLPKGMINSNSSLQALHIYGCPSLMSLPNDGLPSALKTLHIRNCKKLELSTHLDYSSLKRLTLLGCHSLKSFSLDLFPKLYDIQIKECSNLESLTVPEHDLVTLQIKIRGCPNFVSFPKGGLRAPSLTTLNISDCENLKSLPEKMQILLLSLESLYIRYCPEVESFPEGGLPSKLNSISINVCEKLIASRMGWGLQNLPILKHFSIDGKNEDLESFPEAQLLPTSLTSLSISRFPNLKSLDKKGLQHLIALEQLDIESCPKLKFMPEQGLPASLSILKIWFCPLLKKEWQSKKGKEWRKIAHVEQIWIDRKPFE